One Streptomyces sp. RPA4-2 genomic window carries:
- a CDS encoding cell division protein FtsQ/DivIB → MAGPTTAERGERQKLKSGPPRPPRPVRLRRLRVLIVLLVTTVLAGGGVVWLLYGSQWLRVERLSVSGTRVLTARQVREAAEVPDGTPLISVDTDAVEARLLRRLPRIDSVDVVRSWPHGIGLKVTERTPVLVVKQPGKGGKYVEVDAKGVRFATVSRAPKKVALLELTPSRSAVLRRFPADRLVREAVRVARDIPASVARETRTVKVRSYDSISLELSDGRDVEWGSGEKGSAKARTLTALMKAAPKARHFDVSVPTAPSSAGS, encoded by the coding sequence GTGGCCGGACCGACGACCGCCGAGCGCGGTGAACGGCAGAAGCTGAAGTCCGGCCCGCCCCGGCCGCCCCGTCCGGTCCGGCTTCGCCGCCTTCGTGTGCTCATCGTCCTTTTGGTCACGACGGTGTTGGCCGGTGGCGGCGTGGTCTGGCTCCTGTACGGCTCGCAATGGCTGCGGGTCGAGAGGCTGTCGGTCTCCGGGACCCGGGTGCTGACGGCGCGGCAGGTGCGCGAAGCGGCCGAGGTGCCGGACGGAACGCCGCTCATCTCCGTCGACACCGACGCCGTGGAAGCGCGGCTGTTGCGGAGACTGCCCCGGATCGACTCGGTCGACGTCGTTCGTTCCTGGCCGCACGGAATCGGGCTGAAAGTGACCGAACGCACCCCTGTCCTGGTGGTGAAGCAGCCGGGAAAGGGGGGCAAGTACGTCGAAGTGGATGCCAAGGGCGTGCGTTTCGCGACGGTTTCGCGGGCCCCGAAGAAGGTGGCCCTGCTCGAATTGACGCCGTCCCGCTCGGCCGTCCTGCGCCGCTTCCCCGCCGACCGGCTGGTGCGCGAGGCGGTTCGGGTCGCCCGGGACATTCCGGCCTCCGTGGCCCGTGAAACCCGGACCGTCAAGGTCCGCTCGTACGACTCCATCTCGCTGGAACTGAGCGACGGCCGTGACGTCGAGTGGGGGAGCGGCGAGAAGGGCAGCGCGAAGGCGCGGACACTCACCGCTCTCATGAAAGCAGCTCCGAAGGCCCGGCACTTCGACGTGAGCGTCCCCACCGCCCCTTCGTCAGCCGGTAGTTGA
- the murG gene encoding undecaprenyldiphospho-muramoylpentapeptide beta-N-acetylglucosaminyltransferase, translating into MHVVLAGGGTAGHIEPALALADALRRQDPTVGITALGTERGLETRLVPERGYELALIPAVPLPRKPTPELITVPGRLRGTIKAAEQILERTKADAVVGFGGYVALPAYLAAKRLGVPIVIHEANARPGLANKIGSRYAAQVAVSTPDNKLRGARYIGIPLRRSIATLDRAAVRPEARAAFGLDPNLPTLLVSGGSQGARRLNEVVQQAAPYLQQAGIQILHAVGPKNELPQVHQMPGMPPYIPVPYVDRMDLAYAAADMMLCRAGAMTVAELSAVGLPAAYVPLPIGNGEQRLNAQPVVKAGGGLLVDDAELTPQWVQQNVLPVLADPHRLYEMSRAASEFGRRDADDLLVGMVYEAIASRHR; encoded by the coding sequence GTGCATGTCGTACTCGCCGGCGGGGGGACCGCCGGCCACATCGAGCCCGCGCTCGCCCTCGCGGACGCCCTGCGCAGGCAGGACCCGACCGTGGGGATCACGGCCCTGGGCACGGAACGCGGACTCGAGACCCGGCTCGTACCGGAGCGGGGATACGAACTCGCGCTGATCCCCGCCGTCCCGCTGCCGCGCAAGCCCACCCCCGAGCTGATCACCGTCCCCGGACGGCTGCGCGGCACGATCAAGGCCGCCGAGCAGATCCTGGAGCGCACCAAGGCGGACGCGGTCGTCGGGTTCGGCGGCTACGTCGCGCTGCCCGCCTACCTCGCGGCCAAGCGCCTCGGCGTGCCGATCGTCATCCACGAGGCGAACGCCCGGCCGGGCCTCGCCAACAAGATCGGCTCGCGGTACGCGGCGCAGGTCGCCGTCTCCACCCCCGACAACAAGCTGCGCGGCGCCCGCTACATCGGCATCCCGCTGCGCCGCTCCATCGCCACCCTCGACCGGGCCGCCGTACGCCCCGAGGCCCGCGCCGCGTTCGGGCTCGACCCCAACCTGCCGACACTGCTGGTCTCCGGCGGCTCGCAGGGTGCCCGGCGGCTCAACGAGGTCGTCCAGCAGGCCGCGCCGTACCTCCAGCAGGCCGGCATCCAGATCCTGCACGCGGTCGGGCCGAAGAACGAACTGCCGCAGGTGCACCAGATGCCGGGGATGCCCCCGTACATCCCGGTACCGTACGTGGACCGGATGGACCTCGCGTACGCCGCGGCCGACATGATGCTCTGCCGCGCGGGCGCGATGACCGTCGCCGAACTCTCCGCCGTCGGGCTCCCGGCCGCCTATGTCCCGCTGCCCATCGGCAACGGCGAACAGCGGCTCAACGCCCAGCCGGTGGTCAAGGCCGGCGGCGGACTGCTCGTCGACGACGCGGAGCTGACGCCCCAGTGGGTGCAGCAGAACGTGCTGCCCGTGCTCGCCGACCCGCACCGGCTGTACGAGATGTCCCGCGCCGCCAGCGAGTTCGGGCGCCGGGACGCCGACGACCTGCTCGTCGGCATGGTGTACGAGGCGATCGCCTCACGCCACCGCTAG